The Papaver somniferum cultivar HN1 chromosome 3, ASM357369v1, whole genome shotgun sequence genome includes a region encoding these proteins:
- the LOC113360958 gene encoding peroxidase 24-like, with the protein MTMRTNTNFLFLATLLVAVLLSFEVCNGAINGTALKLKFYNETCPKAENIVKTIVEENAEFNPFLGALLLRVHYHDCFVRGCDGSILLDPTSETEQVELQAEPNLSLLGLDVIEDIKTELEKACPQTVSCADIVALAARDAISAPFGRQMWEVPLGRRDGNVSLASEAIANLPSPSSNFSALLHLFGHKGLNLSDLVALSGAHTVGIAHCNVISTRLFNFTGKGDTDPSIDPTYANFLKTRCSANIKNIVEMDPSSSTSFDNNYYKNLILRKGLFESDASLISNTSAATLVNQFQNASVFFVEFARSMKKMGAMDVLTGQQGEIRKVCYLRN; encoded by the exons ATGACGATGAGAACAAAcactaattttctttttcttgctaCATTATTAGTTGCTGTTCTTCTATCTTTTGAGGTTTGCAATGGAGCTATAAATGGAACAGCATTGAAGCTGAAGTTTTACAATGAAACCTGCCCTAAAGCTGAAAATATTGTAAAAACTATTGTAGAAGAGAACGCTGAATTTAACCCTTTCTTGGGTGCATTACTACTTAGAGTCCATTACCACGATTGCTTCGTTCGG GGATGTGATGGATCAATATTGCTTGATCCAACAAGTGAAACTGAGCAAGTAGAGTTGCAAGCTGAACCTAATTTATCTTTGCTGGGACTTGATGTTATTGAGGATATTAAAACCGAACTCGAAAAGGCCTGTCCGCAGACTGTTTCTTGTGCAGATATCGTTGCATTAGCTGCTCGTGATGCGATTTCAGCCCCA TTTGGAAGACAGATGTGGGAGGTACCATTAGGTAGAAGAGATGGAAATGTTTCACTTGCATCTGAAGCGATAGCCAATTTACCTTCTCCTTCATCAAACTTCAGTGCCCTTCTACATCTATTTGGTCATAAAGGTCTCAACCTCTCCGATCTTGTTGCTTTGTCAG GTGCACATACTGTCGGAATCGCACATTGCAATGTAATATCAACAAGGCTCTTCAACTTTACAGGGAAAGGTGATACTGATCCATCTATCGACCCAACTTATGCGAACTTCCTGAAAACACGTTGTTCTGCCAACATCAAAAATATAGTCGAGATGGATCCTAGTAGCTCGACTTCTTTCGATAATAATTACTATAAAAATCTCATTCTGAGGAAGGGTTTATTTGAATCCGATGCATCACTTATTAGTAACACATCCGCAGCTACGTTAGTGAATCAGTTTCAAAATGCATCAGTATTTTTCGTGGAGTTTGCTAGATCAATGAAGAAGATGGGAGCTATGGATGTACTCACTGGACAACAAGGAGAGATTAGGAAGGTGTGTTACCTACGTAATTAA